A stretch of the Flavobacterium sp. 5 genome encodes the following:
- a CDS encoding M61 family metallopeptidase, with product MSVLTNNVQAQSVNPVLQYTVSMPNPESHYFHVELNCSGWKEETIDFKMPNWMPGYYQMMNYSKMVENFVAKNDNKDLAVTKANENTWQINVTKNRPFTLSYDVKADKQFVANSFLDTTHAYIIPNSLFVYINENLNIPVSVKISGMKEGMKIATGLESIKESKTEFYASDFDILYDCPILIGDLEELPSFKVKGIEHRFVGYKLGNFDKVTFMSNLKKVVESAVAVIGDIPYKEYTFIGIGPGQGGIEHLNNTTVSFDGNGLDNPDTMTTMMNFLAHEYFHHYNVKRIRPFELGPFDYDKGNKTNLLWVSEGLSVYYEYLIVKRAGLINEQTLFNNFESSINAFENSPGRNYQSLTQSSFETWSDGPFGKQGENANKAISYYDKGPAVGLVLDFAIRKATENKKSLDDVMQLLYWQYYKKMQRGFTDAEFQQACETTARISLAKEFEYVYTTKEIDYNAYLSYAGLRLKEQVDYDSKSKKYSFQFLDTKNESQQKVFYSWLNK from the coding sequence ATGAGTGTATTAACAAATAACGTTCAAGCACAATCAGTAAATCCTGTTTTGCAATATACTGTTTCGATGCCAAATCCAGAAAGTCATTATTTTCATGTTGAATTGAATTGTTCTGGTTGGAAAGAAGAAACTATCGATTTTAAAATGCCAAACTGGATGCCAGGCTATTATCAAATGATGAATTATAGCAAAATGGTAGAAAATTTTGTAGCAAAAAACGACAATAAAGATTTAGCTGTAACGAAGGCTAATGAAAATACATGGCAAATTAATGTAACAAAGAACAGACCATTCACATTGAGTTATGATGTAAAAGCAGATAAACAATTTGTTGCCAATAGTTTTTTAGATACCACACATGCGTATATCATTCCAAATAGTTTGTTTGTATATATAAATGAAAATTTGAATATACCAGTTTCTGTGAAAATTTCAGGAATGAAAGAGGGAATGAAAATTGCAACAGGATTAGAATCGATAAAAGAAAGTAAAACTGAATTTTATGCCTCTGATTTTGATATTCTGTATGATTGTCCAATACTAATTGGAGATTTAGAAGAGTTGCCATCTTTTAAAGTAAAAGGTATTGAACATCGATTTGTTGGATATAAATTAGGCAATTTTGATAAAGTAACTTTTATGAGTAATTTAAAAAAAGTGGTAGAATCTGCCGTTGCTGTAATTGGTGATATTCCGTATAAAGAATATACATTTATTGGAATCGGTCCAGGGCAGGGAGGTATAGAACATTTAAATAATACGACTGTAAGTTTTGATGGTAATGGGTTAGACAATCCTGATACTATGACGACGATGATGAATTTTTTAGCTCACGAATATTTTCACCATTATAATGTAAAAAGAATAAGACCTTTCGAACTAGGACCTTTTGATTATGATAAAGGAAACAAAACAAACCTACTTTGGGTAAGCGAAGGATTATCTGTCTATTATGAATATTTAATTGTAAAAAGAGCAGGACTTATCAATGAACAAACGTTATTTAATAATTTTGAAAGTAGTATTAATGCTTTTGAGAACAGTCCAGGCAGAAATTATCAATCACTAACACAGTCTAGTTTTGAGACATGGAGTGATGGACCTTTTGGAAAACAAGGAGAGAATGCGAATAAAGCTATTTCTTATTATGACAAAGGACCTGCAGTTGGTCTTGTTCTTGACTTTGCTATTCGCAAGGCAACAGAAAATAAAAAATCTTTAGATGATGTTATGCAACTTTTGTATTGGCAGTATTACAAAAAAATGCAGCGTGGATTTACAGATGCTGAATTTCAACAAGCCTGCGAGACTACAGCCAGAATTTCATTAGCCAAAGAGTTTGAATATGTGTATACTACCAAAGAAATTGATTATAATGCCTACTTATCTTATGCAGGATTAAGATTGAAAGAACAAGTTGATTACGATTCTAAATCCAAAAAATATTCCTTTCAATTTTTGGATACAAAAAATGAATCGCAACAAAAAGTTTTCTATTCATGGTTGAATAAATGA
- a CDS encoding glycoside hydrolase family 127 protein, with amino-acid sequence MISNIKKTAVTLLIGMSCLVHSQKKDYAIQPVDFTHVHLTDNFWKPKIEVNAEVTIPYILKKCKETGRINNFLRASKTIPGDKLTDFPFDDTDVYKLIEGASYGLQVKKNPVLEKQLDTLIGIIAAAQEPDGYLYTFRTVNAAHPHEWIGDKRWVKDEDLSHELYNAGHLYEAATAHFIATGKRTFLNVAIKNADLLVKDFGQGKLQIYPGHQIVEMGLVKLYRVTKEKKYLDLAKFFLDVRGPGGDSYNQADKKVVDQKEAVGHAVRAAYMYTGMADVAALTGDQQYLNTIDNIWGDVVDKKLYITGGIGATGAGEAFGAAYELPNMSAYAETCAAIGNVYWNLRMFLLHGDSKYIDVLERTLYNGLLSGVSLSGDHFFYPNPLASLGQHQRGEWFSCACCISNITRFLPSVPGYVYAHDHNDLYVNLFMSNTMDVELDAAKVTLTQQTNYPWNGTVALTVDPSKKADFSVHVRIPSWAIGKPVSGDLYSFKDSKSVAIPISVNGKKVDYVIEKGYAVIKRAWVKGDKVTVDFPMPIQKVLANENVKADKDRFALQKGPIVYCLEGFDQADKSVQSIVVDKDAVVTESYKADKLNGILELSTVGSSSSRIENSQELTQSKSVVNAIPYYAWNNRGSNEMEVWIPYETSASNPKPASTIASRSVVSSSSKSKLMLKALNDQYEVANSADKEANYLHWWPKNNTTEFVQYDFDKAYTVSSTKVYWYDDTPWGGCAVPASWQIFYKIGEEWVPVKNTSTYELAKDKYNSVQFEPVTTTALKMVVQLPVDKSAGIHEWMVNQ; translated from the coding sequence ATGATATCAAATATTAAAAAAACAGCAGTAACACTTTTGATAGGAATGAGCTGTTTGGTTCATTCACAGAAAAAAGATTATGCGATTCAACCTGTCGATTTTACTCATGTTCATTTGACTGATAATTTTTGGAAACCAAAAATTGAAGTAAATGCAGAAGTTACTATTCCTTACATTTTAAAAAAGTGTAAAGAAACAGGACGAATCAATAATTTTTTGAGAGCTTCTAAAACAATTCCGGGCGACAAGTTGACTGATTTTCCTTTTGATGATACCGATGTGTACAAACTGATAGAAGGAGCATCCTATGGATTGCAGGTTAAAAAAAATCCTGTTCTGGAAAAACAATTAGATACTTTAATCGGAATAATTGCGGCAGCACAAGAGCCAGATGGTTATTTATATACTTTTAGAACCGTAAATGCTGCTCACCCTCATGAATGGATTGGGGATAAACGATGGGTAAAAGACGAAGATCTTAGTCATGAATTGTACAATGCAGGGCATTTGTATGAAGCGGCCACAGCTCATTTTATAGCCACAGGGAAACGCACTTTTTTGAATGTAGCCATAAAAAATGCCGATTTATTGGTTAAGGATTTTGGTCAGGGAAAATTGCAAATTTACCCTGGTCATCAGATTGTAGAAATGGGTTTGGTAAAATTATACCGAGTTACAAAAGAAAAAAAATATCTTGATTTAGCTAAATTCTTTTTAGATGTCCGCGGACCTGGAGGAGATTCTTATAATCAGGCAGATAAAAAAGTAGTTGATCAAAAAGAAGCTGTGGGTCATGCAGTACGTGCTGCTTATATGTACACCGGTATGGCAGATGTAGCTGCATTAACAGGAGATCAACAATATCTTAATACTATTGATAACATCTGGGGTGATGTAGTCGATAAGAAATTATACATAACAGGAGGTATCGGAGCTACTGGTGCTGGAGAAGCATTTGGTGCAGCTTACGAATTACCTAATATGTCCGCTTATGCAGAAACATGTGCAGCAATTGGAAATGTATATTGGAATTTAAGAATGTTTTTATTGCATGGAGATTCAAAATATATTGATGTTTTGGAGAGAACATTGTATAATGGATTATTATCTGGTGTTTCATTAAGTGGAGATCACTTTTTCTATCCGAATCCTTTAGCTTCTTTGGGACAACATCAAAGAGGAGAGTGGTTTAGCTGTGCTTGTTGTATCTCTAATATTACTAGATTTTTACCTTCAGTGCCTGGATATGTGTATGCTCACGATCACAATGATTTGTATGTAAATCTTTTTATGAGTAATACAATGGATGTAGAATTAGATGCTGCAAAAGTTACTTTGACACAACAAACGAATTACCCATGGAATGGAACGGTTGCATTGACTGTTGATCCTTCAAAAAAGGCTGATTTTTCGGTGCATGTTCGTATTCCTAGTTGGGCAATAGGCAAACCAGTTTCTGGGGATTTATATAGTTTTAAAGACAGTAAGTCTGTTGCTATTCCTATTTCTGTAAATGGAAAAAAAGTGGATTATGTTATAGAAAAAGGATACGCAGTTATTAAGCGTGCTTGGGTAAAAGGTGATAAAGTAACAGTTGATTTTCCTATGCCAATTCAAAAGGTATTGGCAAATGAGAATGTAAAAGCTGATAAAGACAGGTTCGCATTGCAAAAAGGGCCTATTGTTTATTGTCTGGAAGGTTTTGATCAAGCGGACAAAAGTGTGCAAAGTATTGTTGTTGATAAAGATGCTGTTGTAACCGAAAGTTACAAAGCGGACAAGCTAAACGGAATTTTAGAACTTTCAACTGTAGGTTCATCTTCAAGCCGTATCGAGAATAGTCAAGAATTAACACAATCTAAAAGTGTAGTTAATGCAATTCCTTACTACGCTTGGAATAACAGAGGAAGTAACGAAATGGAAGTTTGGATTCCTTATGAAACATCTGCTTCAAATCCAAAGCCTGCTAGTACAATTGCATCCAGAAGTGTAGTAAGTTCTTCTTCTAAAAGTAAATTAATGCTAAAGGCTTTGAATGATCAATATGAAGTTGCAAATTCAGCTGATAAAGAAGCAAACTATTTACATTGGTGGCCAAAAAATAATACAACAGAATTTGTACAATACGATTTTGATAAAGCCTATACCGTTTCATCTACCAAAGTGTATTGGTATGATGATACGCCTTGGGGTGGTTGCGCAGTTCCAGCTTCATGGCAAATATTTTATAAAATAGGAGAGGAATGGGTTCCTGTAAAAAACACCTCGACTTATGAATTAGCTAAAGACAAATACAATTCAGTACAATTTGAACCTGTAACAACTACGGCTTTAAAAATGGTTGTGCAATTACCAGTTGATAAATCAGCAGGAATTCATGAATGGATGGTAAATCAATAG
- a CDS encoding APC family permease, which produces MESKTNKKKFKRSLGLLDATMIVAGSMIGSGIFIVSADIVRNVGSAGALLLVWLLTGFLTIAAALSYGELSGMFPKAGGQYVYLRESFNSLTGFLYGWSFFAVIQTGSIAAVGVAFSKFAAYVFPSLSEKNIILDLGFLQISAAQLASIILVVFLTYVNTRGVKEGKIIQTVFTMVKLIALFGLIIFGFILAAKADVWKANWSTGFSINKMEGNTLIPYSGLAIMGAVAASLVGSLFSSDSWNNVTFIAREIKNPSKNIGRSLFLGTLIVTIIYVATNMMYLSVLTLDEIAHAENDRVGVVASQHIFGSSGTYIIAILLMVSTFGCNNGLILSGARVYHRMAKDGLFFKKMAQLNKNGVPEKALWIQCLWASVLCLSGKYNELLDYVIFVVLIFYILTIAGIFRLRKTKPELERPYKAIGYPVLPAIYIIAASSICIMLLVYKYSSSLPGLAIVLLGIPIYYYFVNKDK; this is translated from the coding sequence ATGGAATCAAAAACAAATAAAAAAAAATTTAAACGGTCATTAGGTTTATTAGACGCTACAATGATTGTTGCTGGTTCTATGATTGGCTCAGGAATCTTTATTGTGAGCGCAGATATTGTTCGTAATGTAGGGTCTGCGGGAGCATTATTACTGGTTTGGCTGCTTACAGGTTTCCTTACGATTGCAGCGGCTTTAAGTTATGGAGAATTAAGTGGGATGTTTCCCAAAGCAGGCGGGCAATATGTTTATTTAAGAGAATCTTTCAATTCTCTTACAGGTTTTTTATACGGATGGAGTTTTTTTGCAGTTATACAAACAGGTTCTATCGCTGCTGTAGGTGTCGCTTTTAGTAAGTTTGCAGCTTATGTTTTTCCTTCTTTGAGTGAAAAAAATATAATTTTAGATTTAGGATTTTTGCAAATATCAGCTGCACAATTAGCATCTATTATTCTTGTTGTTTTTCTTACGTATGTTAATACTAGAGGTGTTAAAGAAGGAAAGATTATTCAAACCGTTTTTACAATGGTAAAACTAATTGCATTGTTTGGTCTTATCATTTTTGGTTTCATATTGGCTGCAAAAGCAGATGTTTGGAAAGCCAATTGGAGCACAGGTTTTTCAATAAATAAAATGGAAGGAAATACCCTTATTCCTTATTCAGGATTAGCTATAATGGGAGCAGTTGCTGCTAGTCTTGTGGGGAGTTTATTTAGCAGTGATTCATGGAATAATGTAACTTTTATTGCTCGTGAAATAAAAAACCCATCGAAAAATATTGGTAGAAGTCTTTTCCTTGGAACGCTGATTGTAACTATTATTTATGTTGCAACTAATATGATGTACTTATCGGTTCTTACTTTAGATGAGATCGCACATGCCGAAAATGATCGTGTTGGTGTTGTAGCTTCACAGCATATTTTTGGAAGTTCAGGAACTTATATTATTGCAATTTTGTTAATGGTCTCCACTTTTGGATGTAATAATGGATTAATACTTTCTGGAGCACGTGTGTATCATAGAATGGCAAAAGATGGTCTTTTCTTTAAAAAAATGGCGCAATTAAATAAAAATGGAGTGCCAGAGAAAGCATTGTGGATTCAATGTCTTTGGGCTTCTGTCCTTTGTTTAAGTGGAAAATACAATGAACTATTGGATTATGTAATATTTGTTGTTCTGATCTTTTATATCTTGACTATTGCGGGGATTTTTAGATTAAGAAAAACAAAACCAGAATTAGAAAGACCATATAAAGCAATAGGTTATCCAGTATTACCAGCTATCTATATTATTGCAGCTTCGAGTATTTGTATTATGTTATTGGTTTATAAATACAGCTCATCATTACCAGGATTGGCAATCGTATTATTAGGAATTCCAATCTATTACTATTTTGTAAATAAAGATAAATAA
- a CDS encoding FAD-binding oxidoreductase, which translates to MKNVVVIGGGIIGLSSAFYLQQSGCKVTVIDKDNFKDNCSYGNAGYVCPSHFIPLAAPGIIWQGFKWMFNSKSPFYVKPSFNKALIDWGLNFAKSATNKNVIKSAIPLRDISLLSQHEFEEWNKIPDFNFGYEHKGMLEVFQTEKVGEHAHHTVEKAKELGLDVSLLNYEELQALESQTKINAIGAVKFNCDSHVYPDKLMDGLKKLLLAKGVEFKYGETVQSFEKSNGVVTKVITKENAYPADDVVIATGSWSKEIAELVGAKISLMPGRGYSLTLEDSDYKLNHPMILAEGRVAITPMDGNKIRFGGTMEVVPTTAKPQYERINGVLNAVKDFLPEFQIEKPAEKDIWYGYRPCSADGLPYIGKIKKYNNVVIATGHSMMGLSLGPGSGKLVSQLINREPTSIDTKAFEVERFN; encoded by the coding sequence ATGAAAAATGTAGTAGTAATAGGTGGTGGAATAATTGGACTTAGTTCTGCTTTTTATTTACAACAAAGTGGTTGTAAAGTAACGGTTATCGATAAGGATAATTTTAAAGATAATTGTTCATACGGTAATGCCGGTTATGTTTGTCCAAGTCACTTTATACCATTGGCTGCGCCAGGAATTATTTGGCAGGGATTCAAATGGATGTTCAATTCGAAGAGTCCATTTTATGTAAAGCCTTCCTTTAATAAAGCGTTGATAGATTGGGGATTAAATTTCGCAAAAAGTGCTACAAATAAAAATGTTATTAAATCGGCAATTCCGCTTAGAGATATTTCTTTGTTAAGCCAGCACGAATTCGAAGAATGGAACAAAATTCCTGATTTTAATTTTGGTTACGAACACAAAGGCATGTTAGAAGTTTTTCAAACAGAAAAAGTGGGTGAACACGCACATCACACTGTCGAAAAAGCAAAAGAATTAGGACTTGACGTTAGCTTGTTGAATTACGAAGAGTTACAGGCTTTGGAATCTCAAACAAAAATTAATGCGATTGGAGCTGTAAAATTTAATTGTGATTCTCATGTTTATCCAGACAAATTAATGGACGGACTTAAAAAACTACTATTAGCAAAAGGAGTAGAATTTAAATATGGTGAAACTGTACAATCTTTTGAAAAAAGTAATGGTGTAGTTACCAAAGTGATTACCAAAGAAAATGCATATCCAGCTGATGATGTTGTTATTGCTACCGGATCTTGGTCTAAAGAAATTGCTGAGTTAGTAGGTGCGAAGATTTCATTGATGCCTGGTCGAGGATATTCATTAACCTTAGAAGATTCAGATTATAAACTGAACCATCCGATGATTCTTGCCGAAGGAAGAGTTGCGATTACACCAATGGATGGAAATAAAATTAGATTTGGTGGAACAATGGAAGTGGTTCCAACTACTGCGAAACCACAGTATGAAAGAATCAACGGAGTATTGAATGCTGTTAAAGATTTCTTACCTGAATTTCAAATTGAAAAACCGGCAGAAAAAGATATTTGGTACGGTTACAGACCTTGCTCCGCAGATGGTTTGCCTTATATAGGAAAAATAAAAAAATACAATAATGTTGTTATAGCAACGGGACATTCAATGATGGGGCTTAGTCTTGGTCCTGGTTCGGGAAAATTAGTTTCTCAATTAATTAATAGAGAACCGACCAGTATTGATACTAAAGCATTTGAGGTAGAGAGATTTAATTAA
- a CDS encoding DUF885 family protein, producing MGNISSKIQILFLLNVAMMLPINALAQTSNLGLYEQTSEVNNTMVHYEADKGSIIRFYSVASTADTYGTYFERSDYNTPERRERLLTLISQYQNTLKALDFDTMNINGKVDYILFNRNLNNEKDALVKQQKVYNKIKVYFPFENQIYALEKPRLRGNKVNGEAVAKEMNSLCKTIKEQIKTVEKINGLDKESSNFAVQHSKALQQILKKYFEFYNGYDPLFTWWVPKTYEDLDKLLADYGTLLKSKKVEISTQKDDGSGIIGNPIGRDELIRQLETEFIPYSPEELVNIANKEFAWCDAELLKASKEMGFGDNWKEAQEKVKTSFVAPGDQPQAMLDLYNQSVDFLKKNDLLTIPPIAEETWRVYMMSPEAQKVNPFFLGGESLIISYPTNTMSYDEKMMSMRGNNPNFSRATIHHELIAGHHLQQFMRDRYKAYRHFDTPFWVEGNSLYWEMLLWDLKFPQTPQDKIGMLFWRMHRCARIIFSLNYHLGKWTPQQCIDFLVDRVGHERANAEGEVRRSFEGGYSPLYQIAYMLGGLQFMALKNEMVTTGKMSYKEYHDAILHENSMPIELLRAILTNQKLDRDFKTNWKFYKF from the coding sequence ATGGGTAATATTAGCAGTAAGATTCAAATTTTATTTCTTCTAAATGTAGCAATGATGCTGCCAATAAATGCTCTTGCGCAAACTTCAAATCTTGGACTATACGAACAAACAAGCGAAGTGAACAATACAATGGTTCATTATGAAGCTGACAAAGGGAGTATTATCAGATTTTATTCTGTTGCTAGTACTGCTGATACTTACGGAACATATTTTGAAAGAAGCGATTATAATACTCCAGAAAGAAGAGAACGACTTTTAACATTAATAAGCCAATATCAAAACACGCTAAAAGCACTAGATTTTGATACCATGAACATTAATGGCAAAGTTGATTATATTCTATTTAATAGAAATTTAAATAATGAAAAAGATGCGTTGGTTAAACAGCAAAAGGTTTACAACAAAATAAAAGTTTATTTCCCTTTTGAAAATCAAATTTATGCTTTAGAAAAACCACGTCTTAGAGGAAATAAAGTGAATGGTGAAGCTGTCGCTAAAGAAATGAATTCGCTATGCAAAACCATTAAAGAGCAAATCAAAACCGTAGAAAAAATAAACGGTTTAGATAAAGAATCTTCCAATTTTGCGGTTCAGCATTCAAAAGCATTGCAACAGATCCTCAAAAAGTATTTTGAGTTTTATAACGGATATGACCCATTATTTACTTGGTGGGTTCCAAAAACCTACGAAGACTTAGACAAACTTCTTGCTGATTATGGTACACTTTTAAAATCTAAAAAAGTAGAAATAAGTACCCAAAAAGATGATGGCAGTGGAATTATTGGTAATCCAATTGGTAGAGATGAGTTAATTCGTCAATTAGAAACTGAATTTATTCCTTATTCGCCAGAAGAATTGGTAAATATTGCCAATAAAGAATTTGCTTGGTGCGATGCAGAATTGCTAAAAGCATCTAAAGAAATGGGATTTGGCGATAATTGGAAAGAGGCTCAGGAAAAAGTAAAAACATCTTTTGTAGCGCCGGGTGACCAGCCTCAGGCAATGTTAGATTTATACAATCAATCTGTTGATTTTTTAAAGAAAAACGATCTTTTGACAATTCCTCCAATTGCAGAGGAAACTTGGAGAGTATATATGATGTCGCCTGAAGCGCAAAAAGTAAATCCTTTCTTTTTAGGAGGCGAATCTCTAATTATTTCCTACCCAACAAACACCATGTCTTATGACGAAAAAATGATGAGTATGCGAGGAAATAATCCAAATTTCTCTCGTGCGACTATTCATCATGAATTAATTGCGGGGCATCATTTGCAACAATTTATGCGTGACCGTTACAAAGCGTATCGTCATTTTGATACGCCTTTTTGGGTTGAAGGAAATTCATTGTATTGGGAAATGTTGTTGTGGGATTTAAAATTTCCGCAAACTCCACAAGACAAAATCGGAATGTTGTTTTGGCGTATGCATCGCTGTGCCAGAATCATTTTCTCTTTAAATTATCATTTAGGAAAATGGACTCCGCAACAATGTATCGACTTTTTAGTAGATAGAGTTGGGCATGAACGAGCCAATGCTGAAGGCGAAGTACGTCGTTCTTTTGAAGGCGGATATAGCCCTTTATATCAAATAGCATATATGCTTGGAGGTTTACAATTTATGGCTTTAAAAAATGAAATGGTAACTACCGGAAAAATGAGTTACAAAGAATATCATGATGCTATTTTACACGAAAATAGTATGCCAATCGAATTGTTAAGAGCAATTTTAACGAATCAGAAGTTGGATCGGGATTTTAAAACAAACTGGAAATTTTATAAATTTTAA